From a region of the Cenarchaeum symbiont of Oopsacas minuta genome:
- a CDS encoding DNA sulfur modification protein DndB has protein sequence MPDLINSETYSFDAIRGIQANREYYVVICPMKIIPKLFIFNEYEIPAKLRAQRTLRESRIPALTNYILSNPKEYIFSSLTASVDGAMKFIPSPHLGPEGKIGRLSIDMSSKLLINDGQHRRKAIESALIEKPNLGNDSISVVFFEDRGLKRSQQMFADLNKNAVKPSKSLNILYDNRDEYSQFIVGLVDNLEIFKNRVELEKTTIGKHAKEVFTLGGISDATKKMLGKESIRRPSQTQKYTIREFWNCVTQHMPEWQLLIKDKITSDDLRAGYVNGHTNCLNALGIVGKETIKQYPDKWKKKLSALSRIDWSRENPVWDGNFIQDKKMVRTTVGIDLGAAAILEHCKISVPKKPKRSKK, from the coding sequence ATGCCAGATTTGATAAATTCTGAAACATATAGCTTTGATGCAATACGTGGCATTCAAGCCAACCGCGAATATTATGTGGTAATATGCCCAATGAAGATCATCCCCAAACTCTTCATATTCAATGAATATGAAATTCCTGCAAAACTTAGAGCACAAAGAACTCTAAGGGAATCTAGAATTCCTGCGTTAACAAATTATATTTTGAGTAATCCAAAAGAGTATATTTTTTCATCACTTACCGCCTCTGTTGATGGTGCCATGAAATTTATCCCATCACCTCATTTAGGACCTGAAGGAAAAATCGGCAGACTGTCTATAGACATGTCATCAAAACTTTTGATAAATGATGGTCAGCATAGGCGTAAGGCCATAGAATCTGCACTGATAGAAAAACCAAATTTAGGTAATGATTCCATATCGGTGGTATTTTTTGAAGATCGTGGATTAAAGCGCTCCCAACAAATGTTTGCAGATCTAAACAAAAATGCCGTAAAACCATCAAAATCACTCAATATTTTATATGATAACCGCGATGAGTATTCTCAATTTATTGTTGGACTTGTAGACAATCTTGAAATATTCAAAAATCGGGTAGAGTTAGAAAAAACCACCATTGGCAAACATGCAAAAGAAGTATTTACGTTGGGAGGAATCTCTGATGCTACAAAAAAAATGCTTGGAAAAGAATCCATACGCAGACCAAGTCAAACTCAAAAATATACAATACGTGAATTTTGGAATTGTGTTACCCAGCACATGCCAGAATGGCAACTTTTAATCAAAGATAAAATAACTTCAGATGATCTGCGTGCAGGTTATGTCAACGGTCACACCAACTGTCTAAATGCATTGGGAATTGTGGGTAAAGAAACAATTAAACAGTATCCAGACAAATGGAAGAAAAAACTTTCTGCATTATCTCGTATTGACTGGTCGAGAGAAAACCCTGTTTGGGATGGGAATTTCATACAGGATAAAAAAATGGTTCGAACCACGGTTGGAATTGATCTTGGTGCTGCAGCAATACTAGAACATTGTAAAATATCCGTCCCAAAAAAGCCAAAGAGGTCTAAAAAATGA
- a CDS encoding sulfotransferase, which produces MRTLESIYEEIRTVYLNDARPWILGFSGGKDSTCMVQLVWNALSKLPAEKLEKKIYIVSSDTLVESPQIVERITSSLDKLERASKKSHIPISTNLLRPPVSDTFWVRILGLGYPAPTSMFRWCTDMLKIANADRFIKERVSEYGEVIVLLGTRKSESSTRQQSMNLREIENSVLSHHKKFAQTYVYTPLVDFETDDVWNYLLQNKNPWGDSNRDLLALYQDANASECPLVVDTTTPSCGSGRFGCWTCTVVDKQKSLDSMIENGHEWMEPLAELRHELKRTQDSEMWPKIRQITRRNGRVDLKNNGTDYTPGPYTLEFRKQYLKKLLKGQIKVQKHDMEMVLISEDEIHEIQRIWRMEEGDWQNTAYSIYEDVIGTRLESIADDTGGFGSSEQGLLELVCNDYKIPYKLVSNLLNSELELQGGSSHAKIFEKIKKELSKEWRDDIDIIRKELFTQRDEEKQVRPNAFS; this is translated from the coding sequence ATGCGTACACTAGAGAGCATTTATGAAGAAATTCGTACAGTCTATCTTAATGATGCCCGTCCATGGATTCTTGGATTCAGTGGAGGTAAGGATTCTACCTGTATGGTTCAGCTTGTATGGAATGCGCTCTCAAAACTACCAGCTGAAAAATTGGAAAAAAAGATCTATATTGTCTCATCTGATACTTTGGTTGAATCTCCACAAATAGTAGAGCGAATAACTTCATCTTTGGACAAGTTGGAAAGAGCATCCAAAAAATCACACATTCCAATATCAACCAATCTTTTGAGACCTCCAGTATCTGACACATTTTGGGTGAGGATATTGGGACTAGGTTATCCGGCACCAACCTCGATGTTTAGATGGTGCACAGATATGCTCAAAATAGCAAACGCCGACAGATTCATCAAGGAAAGAGTGTCAGAATACGGTGAAGTTATTGTTCTTCTAGGAACCCGTAAAAGTGAAAGCTCTACTAGACAACAATCAATGAATCTACGGGAAATTGAGAATAGTGTACTAAGCCATCACAAAAAATTTGCACAAACCTATGTTTACACACCGTTGGTGGATTTTGAAACAGACGATGTATGGAATTATCTATTGCAAAACAAAAACCCTTGGGGAGATAGTAACAGAGATCTTCTTGCATTGTACCAGGATGCAAACGCAAGCGAATGTCCATTGGTGGTAGATACTACCACGCCCTCCTGTGGCAGTGGGCGATTTGGATGTTGGACATGTACGGTAGTTGACAAACAAAAATCACTTGACAGTATGATTGAAAATGGTCACGAATGGATGGAGCCGCTTGCCGAACTACGTCACGAGTTAAAGAGAACGCAAGATTCTGAGATGTGGCCAAAAATACGCCAAATAACACGCAGAAATGGACGTGTGGATTTAAAGAATAATGGTACAGATTATACTCCAGGACCGTACACTTTGGAATTTAGAAAACAATATCTCAAAAAACTGTTAAAAGGTCAGATCAAAGTACAAAAACACGACATGGAAATGGTGTTGATCTCAGAGGATGAGATACATGAGATACAAAGGATTTGGAGGATGGAAGAGGGTGACTGGCAAAACACGGCATATTCAATATATGAAGATGTGATAGGTACACGTCTTGAATCCATAGCCGACGATACGGGAGGATTTGGAAGCTCAGAGCAAGGATTATTAGAGTTGGTCTGTAATGATTACAAGATTCCTTACAAACTTGTAAGCAATCTGTTAAACTCGGAGCTTGAATTGCAAGGGGGCTCAAGTCATGCAAAGATCTTTGAAAAGATCAAAAAAGAATTGTCCAAAGAATGGCGTGATGATATTGATATAATACGAAAAGAATTATTCACACAACGAGATGAAGAAAAACAAGTGAGGCCTAATGCTTTTAGCTAG
- a CDS encoding DNA sulfur modification protein DndD: MLLARIILDNIGVYKGSHEFDLETTPQKPIILYGGVNGAGKTTLFESIPLCLYGQRYVEDKITKKEYHQKIRRLFHRNAKTSTSAKDASITLEFQYAQNGKITQYQITRIWQNNDGRVDEFLKIFAKPIGSKKYSMIDSEESQLQHMINQMMPKSVTDLFFFDGERIQNLAKFGNENVHIKSSFDDLLGLNTSRQLHDDIGLYLLRNSDGADAQALADLERVNQDKNEAQNKLESLQEKRVFLNGEISNKNRDLQLKEAQFFKLGGIFAKNRQKLVDEKIELDRHIANNEIILSNLVEKNLPFAIVKDQLKQIKSELQSDISKLGESFEKSTLNGAFDYMTEKLNSFLNSYTPEIKKEILQHLYKISDEKLKSLSGKQQMTFDFSLSEMKIMQDRIQTILDEKYESVHSNNDKHKNILEKQKEISIKLDVAPQQDEIGPLYSDIKETTLEIGEMEQELQAITNMESQEKSMIVLLNSKIRKQLSKRKIDQRKNRGMDMIPVIQEVLNDYSQRLRTKKIKILESNIFEGIKKCFHKDGLISNISINPETYNVTLYRENGNEILREELSKGELQMYATAIIWGLAKTSGRSLPFVIDTPLARLDEQHRENLIRNFYPAASHQTIIFSTDAEIVNSYYELLKPSISKSGVIRYDETRDCSFVDTAYFEKRGDLVAV, translated from the coding sequence ATGCTTTTAGCTAGAATAATATTGGATAACATAGGCGTATACAAAGGCTCCCACGAATTTGATCTTGAAACAACACCCCAAAAACCCATAATATTATACGGAGGAGTAAACGGGGCAGGCAAAACCACACTGTTTGAATCAATTCCTCTGTGTCTGTACGGTCAAAGATATGTAGAAGATAAAATCACTAAAAAAGAATATCACCAAAAAATTCGCAGATTATTTCACCGTAATGCAAAGACCAGTACCAGTGCCAAGGATGCGTCAATAACACTAGAATTTCAATACGCTCAAAACGGCAAAATTACTCAATATCAGATAACACGCATATGGCAAAATAATGATGGAAGAGTCGATGAATTTTTAAAAATATTTGCAAAACCTATAGGTAGCAAAAAATATTCCATGATAGACTCTGAGGAATCGCAACTTCAACACATGATAAACCAAATGATGCCCAAATCCGTGACGGATCTTTTCTTTTTTGACGGTGAACGAATTCAAAATTTGGCAAAGTTTGGTAATGAGAATGTGCATATAAAATCATCTTTTGATGACCTGCTCGGTTTGAATACATCTAGGCAATTACATGATGACATCGGTCTATACCTGCTCCGAAATTCTGATGGTGCCGATGCTCAAGCGTTGGCAGATTTAGAACGTGTAAATCAAGATAAAAACGAGGCACAGAACAAACTAGAGAGTCTGCAAGAAAAGCGTGTATTTTTAAACGGAGAAATATCCAACAAAAATAGAGACCTTCAATTAAAAGAGGCACAATTTTTCAAACTTGGAGGCATTTTTGCAAAAAACCGGCAAAAATTGGTTGATGAAAAAATTGAACTTGATAGACATATTGCAAACAATGAAATAATTTTAAGCAATCTCGTTGAAAAAAATCTACCATTTGCAATTGTAAAAGATCAGCTAAAACAGATAAAATCCGAGCTACAATCGGATATCTCAAAGCTTGGAGAAAGCTTTGAAAAATCCACATTAAATGGAGCATTTGATTACATGACGGAAAAATTAAACTCATTTTTGAATTCTTATACACCTGAAATAAAAAAAGAGATTTTACAACATCTTTATAAAATATCTGATGAAAAACTAAAATCATTATCTGGAAAACAACAAATGACGTTTGATTTTTCATTATCTGAAATGAAAATAATGCAAGATCGAATACAAACCATATTGGATGAAAAATATGAATCTGTACACAGCAATAATGATAAACATAAAAACATTCTTGAAAAACAAAAAGAAATATCTATAAAACTAGATGTTGCACCACAACAGGATGAGATTGGCCCATTATATTCGGATATAAAAGAAACAACTTTAGAAATAGGCGAGATGGAACAAGAGCTTCAAGCCATAACCAACATGGAATCTCAGGAAAAATCAATGATTGTCTTACTAAACAGTAAAATCAGAAAACAACTTTCAAAAAGAAAGATAGATCAGCGAAAAAATAGAGGTATGGACATGATACCTGTAATTCAAGAGGTTTTGAATGATTACTCTCAGAGACTGCGCACGAAAAAAATTAAAATATTAGAATCCAACATATTTGAAGGAATCAAAAAATGCTTCCATAAAGACGGATTGATCTCTAATATTTCTATAAACCCTGAAACCTACAATGTAACGCTATATAGAGAAAATGGCAACGAAATATTGAGAGAAGAGTTGTCAAAAGGCGAGCTTCAAATGTATGCTACAGCCATCATTTGGGGTCTTGCCAAAACATCTGGACGCTCATTACCGTTTGTGATTGATACGCCTCTGGCACGACTCGATGAGCAACATCGGGAAAATCTGATTCGAAATTTCTATCCTGCCGCTTCTCACCAAACGATCATATTTTCAACAGATGCTGAGATCGTGAATTCGTATTACGAATTGTTAAAACCTAGCATTTCAAAGTCAGGGGTCATTCGATATGATGAAACTCGAGACTGTAGCTTTGTGGATACTGCGTATTTTGAGAAAAGAGGTGATCTGGTTGCAGTTTGA